The Electrophorus electricus isolate fEleEle1 chromosome 8, fEleEle1.pri, whole genome shotgun sequence genome contains the following window.
GCGGGTAATGCTGCAGAGGATGACTGGGGTTGCCGTTCTGATGTCTCCATATGAGGCAGTATCTCTATCCTTCAATTCACTGACTTTcagcactgtacacatgcacaggtatatcagaactgtgagccacgccccctgtAACATTACTCAGGGAAACGGCCAATCGAGCCGGACCTTGTTTTTGATCCTGTGCGTGTGATTCGTTAATTCATAAAAACATCTGATGTGGTTCAGAAAACACTTGCCAAATCCGCCCCAACAGTTCAgaatctgaatgaatatttcatgctttatagGGTGACTTGCAGAAAGACACTATATTTTAGCAGAAGGTTTTTCCTCTTGGCTTAGTAATGTGACttctttcaattttaacaaacaaatgttacctagtgcagctttaatgacacagtgacataGACTGATAACAAATACCTGGAATCTTCtcaacctacagacacacaaagtaaatgaatgttgactattttcacacttttaataTTTAGCTATGTTCAACACAACGAAGATGTGGCCACAActaccagtgacatcatcactgaaaaggcaaacactgaGGCCAAGTCTGAGCAGCTTTCCAAGGAAGTTCAGGAAATGGAGGGAGCTATAAAGACCCTTGAAGAAAAGCTTGCCGGAGTTAGGAACGAGCTTGAAGACACCAAAAGGAAGATAGATGCCAAAAACCTGGAACTTGAGAGTTATGTAAGGGACGTGACAAGCAAAAGCTCAGGCCTCGGAATCTTCGCTGCGATTGTGCCGTTCATTGGGCCAATCGTCAAGTCCATTTACGATGCCGCAACATCCCccgctgctgctgcaaaaatCAAAGCTCTTGAAAACCAGCTGAATCAGCTCACCTCTCAAAAGACGGCTCTGATGAACCAACAGTGGAGCATTGAGGTCCAGCAGATTGACTTACAGATGAAACTGGCCAAAGTAAAAATCGACAAGGGTGAGTGATGATTGGGTGATGTCTGCTGGATGACTGTTTTTGGTTATgtatgcttgtctgtctgttaacAGTTTTTTGAATAAGCTCAtgggttctgtgtgtagtgttactggaccagttcatctccacacatgtacattagtaaatgagactgtaaacaatctatttttaagaatacaaaagtacacagagctctgaaaacacttccatagcaaaacactgcacaatttTCCTGTCCTGTACTCATTgttggtttaaataagcagtctgtgtttctgtttgtgtgtaccaggCTCTATACCCAGCCCTGTCCACCTGAACGAGGTCCAGCGATATCTGACTaaaatccagaacattctgattcAGATCAAAAACTTCTGGCAAAAGGTGCACAGTATGTTGGGTGTCATgcagaaaaagacatttgttaATGAAGATCTTGTTGATGAACCTGAACTTAAAGAAGAATTTGTGAATTCAATCCAAAAGGCTTCAGAGGTAACTGATATATGAAACAGttacagtaaagtaaaattacaatatacaatgacattttttaaaattcaaaaacactgcacattagagTAATGCTTGATAAGTATATTGTGGAATCTATTGTTCATTATGTAAGTCAGAACAGTTGTCCAAATGGTTTTTGTATCTCTTTTACAGATTTGGTCAAATTttggtggttcctgtggtaaagctgctgaaatattca
Protein-coding sequences here:
- the LOC118241929 gene encoding uncharacterized protein LOC118241929 isoform X2; its protein translation is MANSKELVPTNSVWSPGFTEELLPTSKQISLLYHISYLCLAKFPNLERLLRKRAVETQLLFGSSEALLLKCMGISQTLVSSLFPMLIHAIEKNKPTLAVRYLEKARTWIDELIADADKMVQSYVQHNEDVATTTSDIITEKANTEAKSEQLSKEVQEMEGAIKTLEEKLAGVRNELEDTKRKIDAKNLELESYVRDVTSKSSGLGIFAAIVPFIGPIVKSIYDAATSPAAAAKIKALENQLNQLTSQKTALMNQQWSIEVQQIDLQMKLAKVKIDKGSIPSPVHLNEVQRYLTKIQNILIQIKNFWQKVHSMLGVMQKKTFVNEDLVDEPELKEEFVNSIQKASEIWSNFGGSCGKAAEIFKIQSKDAYAFLEIDPSSLSDAVWQEEYNSVMGQLQEMKVLNQTPAAIQN